In a single window of the Streptomyces sp. NBC_00285 genome:
- the acnA gene encoding aconitate hydratase AcnA → MSANSFDARSTLSVGDESYEIFRLDKVEGSARLPYSLKVLLENLLRTEDGANITADHIRALGGWDSQAQPSQEIQFTPARVIMQDFTGVPCVVDLATMREAVKELGGDPAKVNPLSPAELVIDHSVIADKFGTHEAFAQNVELEYGRNRERYQFLRWGQTAFDDFKVVPPGTGIVHQVNIEHLARTVMVRGGQAYPDTLVGTDSHTTMVNGLGVLGWGVGGIEAEAAMLGQPVSMLIPRVVGFKLTGELPAGTTATDLVLTITEMLRKHGVVGKFVEFYGEGVAATSLANRATIGNMSPEFGSTAAIFPIDDETLKYLRLTGRDAQQVALVEAYAKEQGLWLDPKAEPDFSEKLELDLSTVVPSIAGPKRPQDRIVLANAAEQFKTDVRNYVDEVDEAGKESFPASDSPAIHPNGAPSNPVTVTAADGSTYEIDHGAVTVAAITSCTNTSNPYVMVAAALVAKKAVEKGLTRKPWVKTTLAPGSKVVTDYFDKAGLTPYLDKVGFNLVGYGCTTCIGNSGPLPEEVSKAVNDHDLAVTSVLSGNRNFEGRINPDVKMNYLASPPLVVAYALAGSMKVDITKDALGTDQDGNPVFLKDIWPSEAEVNDVVANSIGEDMFNKSYADVFAGDAQWQALSIPTGNTFEWDPQSTYVRKPPYFEGMTMETTPVSDITGARVLAKLGDSVTTDHISPAGAIKADTPAGKYLTEHGVERRDFNSYGSRRGNHEVMIRGTFANIRLRNQIAPGTEGGYTRDFTVEGAPVAFIYDASRNYIEQGTPLAILAGKEYGSGSSRDWAAKGTALLGVKAVIAESYERIHRSNLIGMGVLPLQYPEGATAESLGLTGEETFSFTGVEELNNGTTPRTVKVSTDTGVEFDAVVRIDTPGEADYYRNGGIMQYVLRSLIRK, encoded by the coding sequence GTGTCGGCGAACAGCTTCGACGCCCGTAGCACGCTGAGCGTGGGCGACGAGTCGTACGAGATCTTCCGGCTGGACAAGGTGGAGGGCTCGGCTCGTCTGCCCTACAGCCTCAAGGTCCTGCTGGAGAACCTGCTCCGCACCGAGGACGGCGCGAACATCACCGCCGACCACATCCGCGCCCTCGGCGGCTGGGACTCCCAGGCGCAGCCGTCGCAGGAGATCCAGTTCACGCCGGCCCGCGTGATCATGCAGGACTTCACCGGTGTGCCCTGTGTCGTGGACCTCGCCACCATGCGTGAGGCCGTCAAGGAGCTCGGCGGCGACCCGGCGAAGGTCAACCCGCTCTCCCCGGCCGAGCTGGTCATCGACCACTCCGTCATCGCCGACAAGTTCGGCACCCACGAGGCGTTCGCGCAGAACGTCGAGCTGGAGTACGGCCGCAACCGCGAGCGCTACCAGTTCCTGCGCTGGGGCCAGACCGCGTTCGACGACTTCAAGGTCGTCCCGCCGGGCACCGGCATCGTCCACCAGGTGAACATCGAGCACCTGGCGCGCACGGTCATGGTCCGGGGTGGCCAGGCCTACCCCGACACCCTCGTCGGCACCGACTCGCACACCACCATGGTCAACGGTCTCGGTGTGCTGGGCTGGGGCGTCGGCGGCATCGAGGCCGAGGCCGCGATGCTCGGTCAGCCGGTCTCGATGCTCATCCCGCGCGTCGTCGGCTTCAAGCTCACCGGCGAGCTGCCCGCAGGCACCACCGCCACGGACCTCGTGCTCACGATCACCGAGATGCTCCGCAAGCACGGCGTGGTCGGCAAGTTCGTCGAGTTCTACGGTGAGGGCGTCGCCGCCACCTCCCTCGCGAACCGCGCCACCATCGGCAACATGTCGCCGGAGTTCGGCTCCACCGCCGCGATCTTCCCGATCGACGACGAGACCCTGAAGTACCTGCGGCTGACCGGCCGTGACGCGCAGCAGGTCGCGCTCGTCGAGGCGTACGCCAAGGAGCAGGGCCTCTGGCTGGACCCGAAGGCCGAGCCGGACTTCTCCGAGAAGCTGGAGCTCGACCTCTCCACGGTCGTCCCCTCCATCGCCGGCCCGAAGCGCCCGCAGGACCGCATCGTCCTCGCGAACGCCGCCGAGCAGTTCAAGACGGACGTCCGCAACTACGTCGACGAGGTCGACGAGGCGGGCAAGGAGTCCTTCCCGGCCTCCGACTCCCCGGCCATCCACCCCAACGGTGCTCCGTCCAACCCGGTCACCGTGACCGCCGCCGACGGTTCGACGTACGAGATCGACCACGGCGCGGTGACGGTCGCGGCCATCACCTCCTGCACCAACACCTCCAACCCGTACGTCATGGTCGCCGCCGCGCTCGTCGCGAAGAAGGCCGTGGAGAAGGGCCTGACCCGCAAGCCCTGGGTCAAGACCACCCTCGCCCCGGGTTCCAAGGTCGTCACCGACTACTTCGACAAGGCGGGGCTCACCCCCTACCTCGACAAGGTCGGCTTCAACCTCGTCGGCTACGGCTGCACCACCTGCATCGGCAACTCCGGCCCGCTGCCGGAGGAGGTCTCCAAGGCCGTCAACGACCACGACCTCGCGGTCACCTCGGTCCTCTCCGGCAACCGGAACTTCGAGGGCCGTATCAACCCCGACGTCAAGATGAACTACCTGGCGTCCCCGCCGCTGGTCGTCGCGTACGCCCTCGCCGGCTCGATGAAGGTGGACATCACCAAGGACGCCCTGGGCACCGACCAGGACGGCAACCCGGTCTTCCTCAAGGACATCTGGCCCTCCGAGGCCGAGGTCAACGACGTCGTGGCGAACTCCATCGGCGAGGACATGTTCAACAAGTCCTACGCCGACGTCTTCGCGGGCGACGCCCAGTGGCAGGCGCTGTCGATCCCGACCGGCAACACCTTCGAGTGGGACCCGCAGTCCACCTACGTCCGCAAGCCCCCGTACTTCGAGGGCATGACGATGGAGACCACCCCGGTCTCCGACATCACGGGCGCCCGGGTCCTCGCCAAGCTGGGCGACTCGGTGACGACGGACCACATCTCGCCCGCCGGTGCCATCAAGGCCGACACCCCGGCCGGCAAGTACCTCACCGAGCACGGTGTGGAGCGTCGTGACTTCAACTCCTACGGCTCCCGCCGAGGCAACCACGAGGTCATGATCCGCGGCACGTTCGCCAACATCCGCCTGCGCAACCAGATCGCGCCGGGCACCGAGGGCGGCTACACCCGCGACTTCACCGTCGAGGGTGCGCCGGTGGCGTTCATCTACGACGCCTCCCGCAACTACATCGAGCAGGGCACCCCGCTGGCCATCCTGGCCGGCAAGGAGTACGGCTCCGGCTCGTCCCGCGACTGGGCCGCCAAGGGCACCGCGCTCCTCGGCGTCAAGGCCGTCATCGCCGAGTCCTACGAGCGCATCCACCGCTCGAACCTCATCGGCATGGGCGTGCTCCCGCTCCAGTACCCGGAGGGCGCCACCGCCGAGTCCCTCGGCCTGACCGGCGAGGAGACCTTCTCCTTCACCGGTGTCGAGGAGCTCAACAACGGCACCACGCCGCGCACGGTCAAGGTCTCCACCGACACGGGCGTGGAGTTCGACGCGGTCGTCCGCATCGACACCCCCGGTGAGGCCGACTACTACCGCAACGGCGGCATCATGCAGTACGTACTGCGCAGCCTGATCCGCAAGTAA
- a CDS encoding response regulator transcription factor, which yields MTGTSGSRTGHVRVLIVDDEPALNEVLSVAVAEAGWRPYPALDGHSALRTARACAPHAVVLDGMLPDLDGLQVLRRLRHENPGLPVLMLTARDALEHRLDGLEAGADDYVTKPFSLEEVVLRLRGLLRRAGSRQGRTGDSVHVLGDLVMSEDTREVWRAGTPVHLTAKEFDLLGLLLGHPRQVLSKAQILGHVWSASFDGSGNLVEVYISSLRRKIDKGRAPVIHTVRGLGYAVRAAEDGR from the coding sequence ATGACTGGAACCTCCGGGTCCCGAACCGGCCACGTACGGGTGCTCATCGTCGACGACGAGCCGGCACTCAACGAAGTGCTGTCCGTCGCCGTCGCCGAGGCAGGCTGGCGACCCTACCCGGCGCTGGACGGCCACAGCGCGCTGCGGACCGCACGCGCCTGCGCACCGCACGCCGTCGTGCTCGACGGGATGCTGCCCGACCTGGACGGCCTCCAGGTGCTGCGCCGGCTGCGCCACGAGAACCCGGGGCTGCCCGTCCTCATGCTCACCGCCCGCGACGCCCTGGAACACCGCCTCGACGGCCTGGAGGCAGGCGCCGACGACTACGTCACCAAGCCGTTCTCCCTGGAGGAGGTCGTGCTGAGACTGCGCGGGCTGCTGCGCCGGGCCGGGTCGAGGCAGGGCCGCACCGGCGACTCCGTACATGTCCTCGGCGACCTGGTCATGAGCGAGGACACCCGCGAGGTGTGGCGGGCGGGCACACCGGTCCACCTCACCGCGAAGGAGTTCGACCTGCTCGGACTGCTGCTCGGCCACCCACGGCAGGTGCTGAGCAAGGCGCAGATCCTCGGCCACGTCTGGAGCGCCTCCTTCGACGGGAGCGGCAACCTCGTCGAGGTCTACATCTCCAGCCTGCGCCGGAAGATCGACAAAGGACGGGCGCCCGTGATCCACACCGTGCGCGGCCTCGGGTACGCCGTCAGGGCCGCGGAGGACGGGAGATGA
- a CDS encoding sensor histidine kinase, whose protein sequence is MTGRARLRHLRGLRLPTRAMRTRLLLFVSVTLVVVCAAMALTTALFQRAYLMGDLDDRVTNAAERSLGGASVHPEPAGDLAFLHERGHPAGMVAARLDGDGNILSAAVVNQDATTRDLSAAQRTALTGLRADGSQHTRSVPGLGTYRVTVLESDGVRVLTGLPMGDVQNMISRLVVVEAAVAGIGVAVAGCVCAVVIRRQLRPLGRVAATAAEVSRAPLGHGEITGLTRVPARDTDPDSEAGQVGAALNHLLDHVESSLTERQRSEEQMRRSEERMRRFLADASHELRTPLASIAGYAELMNRGTDRIEPVLAWRRVSAESARMTGLVEDLLLLARLDEGRPLHSGEVDLAGLVAEAVWDARASGGGHDWQLELSLESPALVNGDETRLHQVVANLLANARMHTPAGTRVVASVESTDAHCVIRVRDDGPGIPPSLLPTVFERFTRADTSRSRADAKSGGSGLGLAIAAAITGAHGGRIRVESVPGRTEFTIELPAVTDSGAEERAASGKPAAVV, encoded by the coding sequence ATGACCGGGCGAGCGCGTCTGCGCCACCTCCGTGGCCTGCGGCTGCCCACGCGCGCGATGCGCACCCGGCTGCTGCTCTTCGTCAGCGTCACGCTCGTCGTCGTGTGCGCGGCGATGGCCCTGACCACGGCGCTCTTCCAGCGCGCCTATCTGATGGGCGACCTGGACGACCGGGTCACCAACGCCGCCGAGCGCAGCCTGGGCGGTGCCTCGGTCCACCCGGAGCCGGCCGGGGACCTGGCCTTCCTCCACGAGAGAGGACACCCGGCCGGCATGGTCGCCGCCCGGCTCGACGGCGACGGGAACATTCTCTCCGCGGCCGTCGTGAACCAGGACGCGACGACGCGGGATCTCAGTGCGGCCCAGCGCACCGCACTGACCGGCCTTCGCGCCGACGGCTCGCAGCACACCCGGAGCGTCCCCGGACTCGGCACCTACCGGGTCACCGTCCTGGAGAGCGACGGAGTCCGGGTCCTGACCGGGCTGCCCATGGGCGACGTACAGAACATGATCAGCCGGCTGGTCGTGGTCGAGGCGGCCGTCGCCGGCATAGGTGTCGCCGTCGCCGGCTGCGTCTGTGCCGTGGTCATACGACGGCAACTGCGCCCCCTCGGCCGGGTCGCCGCCACCGCCGCCGAGGTCTCCCGGGCCCCGCTCGGCCACGGCGAGATCACCGGTCTGACCCGGGTGCCCGCACGGGACACCGACCCGGACAGCGAGGCCGGCCAGGTCGGCGCCGCGCTCAACCACCTGCTCGACCACGTGGAGTCCTCCCTCACCGAACGGCAGCGCAGCGAGGAGCAGATGAGGCGCAGCGAGGAACGCATGCGGCGGTTCCTGGCCGACGCCAGCCATGAACTCCGTACGCCGCTCGCCTCGATCGCCGGATACGCCGAGCTGATGAACCGCGGGACCGACCGCATCGAGCCGGTGCTGGCCTGGCGGCGGGTCTCGGCGGAGTCGGCACGTATGACGGGCCTGGTGGAGGACCTGCTGCTGCTCGCCCGCCTCGACGAGGGCCGCCCCCTGCACTCCGGCGAGGTGGACCTGGCGGGACTGGTCGCGGAAGCGGTGTGGGACGCGCGGGCGTCAGGCGGCGGCCACGACTGGCAGCTCGAACTGAGTCTGGAATCACCGGCGTTGGTGAACGGCGACGAGACCCGGCTGCACCAGGTGGTGGCCAACCTGCTGGCCAACGCGCGGATGCACACACCGGCCGGTACGAGGGTGGTGGCGTCGGTGGAGTCCACGGACGCACACTGCGTGATCCGCGTCCGCGACGACGGCCCGGGCATCCCGCCGAGCCTCCTGCCGACCGTCTTCGAACGCTTCACGCGAGCGGACACCTCCCGCTCCCGTGCCGACGCCAAGTCCGGGGGATCCGGGCTGGGGTTGGCCATCGCGGCGGCGATCACGGGGGCACACGGGGGCCGCATCCGGGTGGAGAGCGTCCCCGGCCGCACGGAGTTCACGATCGAACTTCCGGCGGTCACGGATTCCGGGGCGGAGGAACGAGCGGCTTCCGGGAAGCCGGCGGCGGTGGTGTGA
- a CDS encoding lytic polysaccharide monooxygenase auxiliary activity family 9 protein, translating to MILTKLPRVSRTRALLLVLVSLLATIPALGLVVTAGGKAEAHGTPMKPASRTFLCWQDGLTSTGEIKPVNPACKNAQAVSGTTPFYNWFSVLRSDGAGRTRGFVPDGQLCSGGNTNFTGFNAARNDWPLTHLTSGKTVDFSYNAWAAHPGWFYVYVTKDGFDPTKTLTWDDMEAQPFLSADHPPLNGSPGTVEANYSWTGQLPANKSGRHIIYMVWQRSDSAETFYSCSDVVFDGGNGEVTGIHDPGNPTDPVPGTCTATRKTTGSWSGGYQSEVTVTNSGNVPMLGWMVNWTLPTGQKVDSLWNGNATYTGQDVMVHNADWNGSLSPGQSSTFGYVVTGSGGDTATTLPCRVG from the coding sequence ATGATCCTGACAAAGTTACCGAGGGTGTCACGCACCAGAGCCCTCCTCCTGGTCCTCGTCTCCCTGCTCGCCACCATCCCCGCCCTCGGCCTGGTCGTCACGGCGGGCGGCAAGGCCGAGGCGCACGGCACCCCCATGAAGCCCGCGAGCCGCACCTTCCTGTGCTGGCAGGACGGGCTGACCAGCACCGGTGAGATCAAGCCGGTCAACCCCGCCTGCAAGAACGCGCAGGCGGTCAGCGGCACCACGCCCTTCTACAACTGGTTCTCCGTGCTCCGCTCGGACGGCGCCGGACGTACCCGCGGCTTCGTGCCGGACGGCCAGCTGTGCAGCGGCGGCAACACCAACTTCACCGGCTTCAACGCGGCCCGCAACGACTGGCCGCTCACGCACCTCACCTCGGGCAAGACCGTCGACTTCTCCTACAACGCCTGGGCCGCGCACCCGGGTTGGTTCTACGTCTACGTCACCAAGGACGGCTTCGACCCGACCAAGACCCTCACCTGGGACGACATGGAGGCCCAGCCCTTCCTGAGCGCCGACCACCCGCCGCTCAACGGCAGTCCGGGCACGGTCGAGGCCAACTACTCCTGGACCGGGCAGCTTCCGGCCAACAAGTCCGGCCGCCACATCATCTACATGGTCTGGCAGCGCTCGGACAGCGCGGAGACGTTCTACTCCTGCTCCGACGTCGTCTTCGACGGCGGCAACGGCGAGGTCACCGGCATCCATGATCCGGGCAACCCCACCGACCCGGTCCCCGGCACCTGCACCGCCACCCGTAAGACCACGGGCAGTTGGAGCGGCGGCTACCAGTCCGAGGTCACCGTCACCAACTCCGGCAACGTCCCGATGCTGGGCTGGATGGTCAACTGGACCCTGCCGACCGGACAGAAGGTCGACAGTCTCTGGAACGGCAACGCCACCTATACGGGCCAGGACGTGATGGTCCACAACGCCGACTGGAACGGCTCGCTCAGTCCGGGACAGAGCTCGACGTTCGGCTACGTCGTCACCGGCTCCGGCGGGGACACGGCAACGACCCTTCCCTGTCGGGTCGGCTGA
- a CDS encoding GH92 family glycosyl hydrolase, whose amino-acid sequence MRFRPTSLLLAAVLALTGATPALAATPEPPGLVRDPTAYVDPLIGTKNGGNVFPGAVAPFGMFSFSPENTRGDATRTAAPGGYLYDATRIRGFSLTHMSGTGCAGGSGDIPLLPFAGEVTSSPASDTKDAVYAADFSHTDETAEPGHYRVGLASGVTADLTATARTGSARFTYPADKPASLLFRTANSEVGSTGSTVEIDPATRTVSGSVTSGNFCGYLDPEGQRAYYTLHFTAHFDRPFAATGTWQDDRLTPGSLEASGGTGGFTQGGRPVAGKGAGGYVRFAPGTEQVGVKIGISYVGRAGAEANLAAENPPLRSFDSVRDAALGAWRDRLRGIRVGGGTDDERTTFYTALYHALLHPNVISDTDGGYRGADDQVHRVAPGHRAQYGTFSGWDVYRGQVQLLTLLDPRTGSDVAQSLYELARQNGGVWDRWLHGASGTHVMNGDPSPIALAGIHAFGGTDFDLHGALDSLVRAATVPTPQDLSPAGKPVLSAGQRPSLDKYLKLHYMPSVSHAWGGAAETLEMSGADFALSRLARAAGEKDTAAAFATRSQWWQNSFDIAADPGGGYIADRKVDGSWVTGFTPATGSGFVEGTAAQYTWMVQHDPAGLFAAMGGRGKALERLDAFFHDENGDWSFTGGGGEKSELDNEPSINVPYLYAYAGAPYRTQGTVRAAMRQLWSTRPEGIPGNDDLGAMSAWYVFSALGMYPQVPSRSELVLASPLFPRIEIDRPGGNDISVRAEGAAADSPYIHAMQVNGRTNHRPWLPASFVRDGGRLDYALSAAPAPAWGAESAPPSFREGEQSYLVGVGPATATIAPGGSTKVGVRALRLHGDDTSPEVRFRVGTPDGITATPAEGTVVDGSQEITLKAAEGTQQGFYDVTVAVTSEGTMYEQPVSLTVAAPGSLLAAYDNTGISDDSGDHAEADYDGGGWSYSRQALRAAGLTPGAQSTVNGLAFTWPDSPSGRPDNATATGRTIQLDSPVGRLSFIGSAVNGNQQAEATVTYTDGSTGTVQLAFTDWTVGGGGGTVQYGNETVARAAYRNVAGAGRDPVATYVFATKPFTAPEGKSIASVGLPRNTDLHVFTLATG is encoded by the coding sequence ATGCGTTTCCGTCCTACGTCCCTGCTGCTGGCCGCCGTTCTGGCGCTCACCGGCGCCACCCCTGCGCTCGCGGCCACCCCGGAGCCGCCCGGCCTCGTCCGTGATCCGACCGCCTACGTCGACCCGCTCATCGGCACGAAGAACGGCGGAAACGTCTTCCCGGGTGCCGTCGCACCCTTCGGCATGTTCTCCTTCAGCCCCGAGAACACCCGTGGCGACGCCACCCGCACGGCGGCTCCCGGCGGCTACCTGTACGACGCCACACGCATCCGCGGCTTCAGCCTCACACACATGTCCGGCACGGGCTGCGCGGGCGGCAGCGGTGACATCCCGCTCCTCCCGTTCGCCGGAGAGGTCACCTCGTCCCCGGCGAGCGACACCAAGGACGCGGTGTACGCGGCCGACTTCAGCCACACCGACGAGACGGCGGAACCCGGCCACTACAGGGTGGGCCTCGCCTCCGGCGTCACCGCCGACCTCACCGCCACCGCCCGTACCGGCTCGGCCCGCTTCACCTACCCGGCCGACAAGCCCGCCTCACTGCTGTTCCGCACCGCCAACTCCGAGGTGGGATCGACCGGTTCGACGGTCGAGATCGACCCGGCGACCCGCACGGTCTCCGGTTCCGTCACCTCCGGAAACTTCTGCGGATATCTCGACCCCGAGGGTCAACGCGCCTACTACACCCTCCACTTCACCGCCCACTTCGACCGCCCCTTCGCGGCTACCGGCACCTGGCAGGACGACAGGCTCACCCCCGGCTCGCTGGAGGCGTCCGGCGGCACGGGCGGGTTCACGCAGGGCGGGCGGCCCGTCGCGGGCAAGGGAGCGGGCGGATACGTCCGGTTCGCCCCCGGCACCGAACAGGTCGGCGTGAAGATCGGGATCTCGTACGTCGGTCGAGCGGGCGCCGAGGCCAACCTGGCCGCGGAGAACCCGCCCCTGCGCTCCTTCGACTCCGTGCGCGACGCGGCCCTGGGTGCCTGGCGTGACCGGCTGCGCGGGATCCGGGTCGGCGGCGGCACCGACGACGAGCGCACCACCTTCTACACCGCGCTCTACCACGCCCTCCTCCACCCCAACGTCATCAGCGACACCGACGGCGGATACCGGGGCGCCGACGACCAGGTGCACCGCGTCGCCCCCGGCCACCGCGCCCAGTACGGCACCTTCTCCGGCTGGGACGTCTACCGCGGACAGGTGCAGCTGCTCACTCTGCTCGACCCGCGCACCGGCTCGGACGTCGCCCAGTCCCTGTACGAACTGGCCCGGCAGAACGGCGGCGTCTGGGACCGCTGGCTGCACGGCGCGAGTGGCACCCACGTCATGAACGGCGATCCCTCACCCATCGCCCTGGCCGGCATCCACGCCTTCGGCGGCACGGACTTCGACCTGCACGGTGCACTGGACTCGCTCGTCCGGGCCGCCACCGTCCCGACGCCACAGGACCTGTCGCCCGCCGGAAAGCCGGTGCTCTCCGCCGGCCAACGCCCCTCCCTCGACAAGTACCTGAAGCTGCACTACATGCCCTCCGTCTCCCATGCCTGGGGCGGCGCAGCCGAGACCCTGGAGATGTCCGGCGCCGACTTCGCACTGTCCCGACTGGCCCGCGCGGCCGGGGAGAAGGACACGGCGGCCGCCTTCGCCACGAGGTCCCAGTGGTGGCAGAACAGCTTCGACATCGCCGCCGACCCGGGCGGCGGCTACATCGCCGACCGCAAGGTGGACGGCAGTTGGGTCACCGGCTTCACCCCGGCCACCGGCAGCGGATTCGTCGAGGGTACGGCGGCCCAGTACACCTGGATGGTCCAGCACGATCCGGCCGGCCTGTTCGCCGCGATGGGCGGCCGCGGCAAGGCCCTTGAGCGCCTCGACGCGTTCTTCCACGACGAGAACGGCGACTGGTCCTTCACCGGCGGCGGCGGTGAGAAGTCCGAGCTGGACAACGAGCCGTCCATCAACGTGCCCTACCTGTACGCCTATGCGGGCGCCCCCTACAGAACGCAGGGGACCGTGCGTGCCGCCATGCGACAGCTCTGGTCGACCCGGCCGGAGGGAATCCCCGGCAACGACGACCTCGGTGCGATGTCCGCCTGGTACGTCTTCTCGGCGCTCGGGATGTACCCCCAGGTGCCGTCCCGCTCCGAACTGGTCCTCGCCTCACCGCTGTTCCCGCGCATCGAGATCGACCGGCCCGGCGGCAACGACATCTCCGTCCGTGCGGAGGGCGCGGCCGCCGACTCGCCGTACATCCACGCGATGCAGGTCAACGGCCGCACGAACCACCGCCCTTGGCTCCCGGCGTCCTTCGTCCGGGACGGCGGCCGACTGGACTACGCCCTGTCCGCCGCGCCCGCCCCGGCCTGGGGAGCGGAGTCGGCCCCGCCGTCCTTCCGCGAGGGCGAGCAGTCGTACCTGGTCGGCGTCGGTCCGGCCACGGCGACGATCGCACCGGGAGGCAGCACGAAGGTCGGCGTCCGTGCCCTCCGGCTGCACGGCGACGACACGAGCCCCGAGGTCCGCTTCCGCGTCGGCACACCCGACGGCATCACGGCGACCCCGGCCGAGGGCACCGTGGTCGACGGGTCGCAGGAGATCACCCTCAAGGCCGCCGAGGGAACGCAACAGGGCTTCTACGACGTCACGGTCGCCGTCACCTCGGAGGGCACCATGTACGAGCAGCCCGTGTCCCTCACGGTCGCCGCACCCGGCAGCCTCCTCGCCGCCTACGACAACACCGGGATCTCGGACGACTCCGGCGACCATGCCGAGGCCGACTACGACGGCGGTGGCTGGAGTTACTCCCGGCAGGCGCTGAGGGCCGCGGGCCTCACGCCGGGCGCGCAGAGCACGGTGAACGGCCTGGCCTTCACCTGGCCGGACTCGCCGAGCGGGCGGCCCGACAACGCCACGGCGACCGGCCGGACCATCCAACTGGACTCCCCGGTGGGACGGTTGTCCTTCATCGGCAGCGCTGTCAACGGCAACCAGCAGGCAGAGGCCACCGTCACCTACACGGACGGCAGTACGGGAACGGTCCAACTGGCCTTCACCGACTGGACCGTCGGCGGCGGTGGCGGCACCGTCCAGTACGGCAACGAGACCGTGGCCCGCGCCGCGTACCGAAACGTGGCGGGCGCGGGCCGGGACCCGGTGGCGACGTACGTCTTCGCCACGAAGCCGTTCACCGCGCCGGAGGGCAAGAGCATCGCGAGTGTGGGACTGCCGCGGAACACGGACCTGCACGTGTTCACCCTGGCGACCGGGTGA
- a CDS encoding acetylxylan esterase, which translates to MPAFDLPPRELERYRPDVQEPPDFDEFWRDTLKEAAQGDPLASVRPVESGLRLTQTWDVTFRGFAADSVRAWYSRPAGVREPLPAVVEYAGYGRGRGLPHERLTWVNAGYAHLLMDNRGQGDQYGNGGATPDPHASAPGGPGPAARGLLDRRDYHYRRLITDAVRAVAAVRALPGVDGERVAAVGNSQGGGLALAVAGLVPDLAAVLVTAPFLCGIRRALDLTDASPYGEITAYLTVHRGAEEAAYRTLSYVEGVSFARRAVAPAHFGVGLRDTVCPPSGAYAAFNRYGELAGVDPRKEIHAYPYNGHEGGDAVQVRRQLDWLAGVLEVTRSPG; encoded by the coding sequence GTGCCTGCGTTCGATCTGCCGCCGAGGGAGCTGGAGCGGTACCGCCCCGATGTCCAAGAACCCCCGGATTTCGACGAGTTCTGGCGTGACACCCTGAAAGAGGCGGCGCAGGGCGACCCGTTGGCGTCGGTGCGCCCGGTGGAGAGCGGCCTACGGCTGACACAGACCTGGGATGTCACCTTCCGGGGCTTCGCCGCCGATTCGGTGCGCGCCTGGTACAGCAGACCCGCCGGGGTGCGCGAGCCACTGCCCGCGGTCGTCGAGTACGCGGGGTACGGTCGCGGCCGCGGCCTGCCGCACGAGCGGCTGACCTGGGTGAACGCCGGTTACGCGCATCTGCTGATGGACAACCGCGGCCAGGGCGACCAGTACGGCAACGGCGGCGCGACCCCCGACCCCCACGCCTCGGCACCCGGCGGACCGGGCCCCGCGGCACGCGGACTGCTCGACCGGCGCGACTACCACTACCGCCGCCTGATCACGGACGCGGTACGCGCGGTGGCCGCCGTGCGGGCCCTGCCCGGTGTGGACGGGGAACGCGTCGCGGCAGTCGGCAACAGTCAGGGCGGCGGGCTCGCGCTGGCCGTCGCGGGACTGGTGCCCGACCTGGCGGCGGTCCTGGTCACCGCACCCTTCCTGTGCGGCATCCGGCGCGCCCTGGACCTCACCGACGCGAGCCCCTACGGCGAGATCACCGCATACCTCACCGTGCACCGGGGCGCGGAGGAGGCCGCGTACCGCACGCTCTCCTACGTGGAGGGCGTCTCCTTCGCCCGGCGCGCTGTCGCTCCCGCCCACTTCGGGGTGGGCCTGCGCGACACGGTGTGCCCGCCGAGCGGGGCGTACGCGGCCTTCAACCGCTACGGGGAACTGGCCGGCGTGGACCCCCGCAAGGAGATCCACGCCTATCCGTACAACGGCCACGAGGGCGGCGACGCGGTGCAGGTCCGCCGTCAACTCGACTGGCTGGCAGGGGTGTTGGAGGTCACCCGGTCGCCAGGGTGA